GGGGAGTTCCACCGGGGAACCACCGAGGACATCGAGCACGCCCTCGGAGTGGCAGACGACGCTTACGACGAGTGGCGCGGACTGTCGTACATCGACCGCGCAGAGTACCTGTGGGACATCTACCACGAACTGCGCGACCGGACCGACGAGTTAGGTGAGATCGTCACGAAAGAGTGCGGGAAAGAGATTTCGGAAGGCAAGGCCGACGTGGTCGAAGCGGCGCACATGGTCGAGTGGGCCGCCGGCAACGCTCGGCATCCACACGGTGACATCGTCCCCTCGGAAATCCCCAGCAAGGACGCGTACATGCGGCGGAAACCGCGCGGCGTCGTCGGCTGTATCACGCCCTGGAACTTCCCCGTCGCCATCCCCTTCTGGCACATGGCCGTCGCGCTCGTGGAAGGCAACACGGTCGTCTGGAAACCTGCAGAGCAGACGCCGTGGTGCGGCCAGATCATCGCCGAGATGTTCGAGGACGCGGGCATCCCGGACGGCGTGTTCAACATGGTCCACGGCTTCGGCGACGCCGGCGCACAGATCGTCGAAGACGATAGAACTGATACTGTCCTGTTCACGGGATCGGCCGAGGTCGGCCACGAGGTCGCACAGAAAGTCGCGCAGGACCCCGGCAAACTCGCCGCCTGCGAGATGGGCGGGAAGAACGGTATCGTCGTGACGGAAAAAGCGGATCTCGACACTGCGGTTCACGCCGCAGTGATGTCCTCGTTCAAGACCACGGGCCAGCGGTGCGTCTCCTCGGAGCGCCTGATCGTCCACGAGGACGTCTACGACGAGTTCAAAACACGCTACGTCGATCTGGCCGAGGACGTCGCCGTGGGCGACCCGCTGGACGACTCGACGTTCATGGGCCCGCTCATCGAACCCGGACACGTCGAGAAAGTGACCGGCTACAACGAGTTGGCGAAAGACGAAGACGTGAACGTGCTGGTCGACAGGACCGAGTTGGACGCTGAGGAGATTCCCGAGGGTCACGAAGAGGGCAACTGGGTCGGGCCATTCGTCTACGAAGCAGACGCACATGCCCCCCTGCGCTGTACCCACGAGGAAGTGTTCGGCCCGCACGTCGCGCTGTTGAAGTACAGTGGCGACATCGAGGAAGCGGTCGAGATTCACAACGACACTGACTACGGTCTCGCGGGTGCGATCATCTCTGAAGACTACCGCCAGATCAACTACTACCGCGACCACGCCGAGGTCGGCCTCGCGTACGCCAATCTCCCCTGCATCGGTGCCGAGGTCCAGTTGCCCTTCGGCGGCGTGAAAAAGTCCGGCAACGGTTACCCCTCCGCGCGTGAAGTGATCGAAGCCGTGACCGAACGGACCGCGTGGACGCTCAACAACTCCTACGACATCGAGATGGCACAGGGGCTGTCCGCCGACATCAAGACCGACGACGAGTGACTCCGTAGCGACCACCTGACAGGCGGCGACAGTCAGTCAGGCGTCCACCGTCGCCCACACTCGGCACAGCGATACTCGCCGCGCCACCCGCCGCCGGTGGCGTACCGCTTCCGGAAGGAGTCGCGTGCACCACACTCCGGACACCGGGCCGGTGGCTCCTCGCGGTCGCTCCCTCCGGACCGACTGCCGCCTCGTCTGTCGCTCACACCTGTCAGTCGTCACCGGCGGGCAAATAACTCGGGGCGTCACCGTGGCCGCCGGTGTTCCAGAAATTACTACGGGGCATTTTCGCGGTTCGCAAATATTAAGCGGCGTCATTTCCAACTCACGGTCGATGACCGAACTCGTTGCGACGACGACGGGGTTGTACCCGTTGCCGGACTGGGCGAAAGACGACCTCTCCGACCTGAAGGGACACCAGAAGCACGACCTGATCAGCGGCGACGAGTCGCCGGAGATCGTCGACGCCTACGACCGGGCGCGGAGTGAAGTGATCTCGCTCCAGCAGGACGCCGGACTCGACCGCGTGGTCGAAGGGCAACTGCGCTGGGACGACATGCTCGCGCACCCGCTGACGGTCCACGAGAACGTCGAGACCGGCGGCATCGTGCGATACTACAACAACAACAACTTCTACCGCGACCCGACGGTCGTCGGCGAACTGACGCCCTCGGGCGACGTGGCGAGCGAACTCGACGCGGCGGCCGAGCAGACCGACGACCTGCAGGCCGTCCTGCCGGGGCCGTACTCGCTGTTCGACCTCTCGAACGACGACTACTACGGCGACGACGCCGACTTCCTGTCGGCACTCGCCGACTTCCTCGCGGGCGAGGTGGCCGAGTTCCCGAGCCACGAGACGCTGTTCCTGTTGGAGCCATCACTCGTCGTGAACCCCCCAGCCTCCGACGACCTGCACGCTCGCGCGAGCGAGGCAATCGACCGCGTGGCCGACGCGACCGACGCCGAGGTCGTCGTCCACACCTACTGGGGCGCGCTCTCGGAGAAGACCTACGCGCACCTGATGGACGCCGACGTGGCCGGCTTCGGCTTCGACTTCGTGGCCGGCGACCGCGAGCAGACGCTGTACAACTTAGACGAGTACGGCGCGAAGGACGCGGCCGCGTTCGGTCTCGTCGACGGCCAGAACACCCTCGTCGAGGACGCGAGTACGATCCGTGAGCGCGTCGACTGGGTCCAGGACCAGTTGGCCGTCGCCGAGTTCGACACCGTGTTCGTGACGCCGAACACCGAGACGTTCTACCTGCCGACGAACAAGTTTGAGGCCAAACTCGCGGCGCTCGCCGACGCCGTCGCGCCGACGGAGGTGGAAGCATGACACGATCCGACACCGACACCAGAGAGCAGTTCCGCCCGGACGACCACCCGACCGACCACTTCCTGCTGACGACCGTCGTCGGCAGTTATCCGAAGCCGAAGTGGCTGAACCGTGCCGACGAACTCGCCGAGGACGACGACTCGAAGTTCGACGCCGACGACCTACAGGAGGCCCACGACGACGCCGCCCGGTGTATCACCCACGAGCACGAACGCGCCGGGCTGGATACGGTCGTGGACGGCGAGATGCGCAGAAACGAGATGGTGGAGTTCTTCGCCCACCGCATCGACGGCTACGACTTCAACGGCCGCGTGAAGGTCTGGGGCCACAACTACTTCGACAAGCCCTCGGTCGTGGACGAGGTCGAGTACGACGAACCGTGGCTCGTGGACGAGTTCGAGTTCACCAGCGAGGCCGCCGAGAAGCCCGTGAAAGTACCGATCACCGGTCCCTACACGCTGGCTTCGTGGTCGTTCAACGAAGTCTACGACACCGAAGCCGACCTCGCGTACGATCTGGCCGACCTCGTGAACGAGGAGATCGAGAAACTGGTCGAGGCGGGCGCACAGTACATCCAGATCGACGAACCGGCACTGGCCACGACGCCGGACGACCACGCCATCGTCGGGGAGTGTCTGGAGCGCATCGTCGCCGGCATCCCGGAAGACGTCCGTATCGGCCTGCACGTCTGTTACGGCGACTACTCGCGCATCTACCCCGAACTGAACGACTACCCCATCGACGAGTTCGACGTGGAACTGTGCAACGGCGGCTACGAACAGATCGACGTGTTCACCGAACCGGAGTTCGAGCCGGATCTGGCACTCGGTGTCGTCGACGCCCACACCGCCGAGGTGGAGTCGGTCGCGGAGATCAAGGAGAACGTGAAGGAGGGGCTGAAGGTCGTGCCGCCGGAGAAACTGACGATCAGCCCGGACTGCGGGCTGAAACTGCTCCCGCGTGAGATCGCCTACGGCAAGATGGAGAACATGGTGAAAGCGGTTCGAGAGGTCGAGCAGGAACTGGACGACGGCGAGATCGACATCGCGCCGACGCCCGCGAAGGCGGACTGAGATCGGGCACCTCCGCGACTCTCGGCGACTCCCTGCGACTCGACGACATCACTTATTCGGCTCCGACACGTCCCAGCGCGTAGTGACGGTCCTCGCCCTGACGACGCTCCGCCGACCTGACCAGTTCGCCGACTGGTACCGGATCGGCGCGGACTACGTGCTCGAAGTCGCGGAGGGACTGGACCTCGCGCTCGGCGACTTCCCGACGCTGGCCGACGAGGCGACCGAGGCGATGCGCGCCGGGCGAA
This genomic window from Salinirubrum litoreum contains:
- a CDS encoding aldehyde dehydrogenase family protein, translating into MSQHTDEVYRHYVDGEWTTGHGEETFESVNPATGETLGEFHRGTTEDIEHALGVADDAYDEWRGLSYIDRAEYLWDIYHELRDRTDELGEIVTKECGKEISEGKADVVEAAHMVEWAAGNARHPHGDIVPSEIPSKDAYMRRKPRGVVGCITPWNFPVAIPFWHMAVALVEGNTVVWKPAEQTPWCGQIIAEMFEDAGIPDGVFNMVHGFGDAGAQIVEDDRTDTVLFTGSAEVGHEVAQKVAQDPGKLAACEMGGKNGIVVTEKADLDTAVHAAVMSSFKTTGQRCVSSERLIVHEDVYDEFKTRYVDLAEDVAVGDPLDDSTFMGPLIEPGHVEKVTGYNELAKDEDVNVLVDRTELDAEEIPEGHEEGNWVGPFVYEADAHAPLRCTHEEVFGPHVALLKYSGDIEEAVEIHNDTDYGLAGAIISEDYRQINYYRDHAEVGLAYANLPCIGAEVQLPFGGVKKSGNGYPSAREVIEAVTERTAWTLNNSYDIEMAQGLSADIKTDDE
- a CDS encoding 5-methyltetrahydropteroyltriglutamate--homocysteine methyltransferase, whose translation is MTELVATTTGLYPLPDWAKDDLSDLKGHQKHDLISGDESPEIVDAYDRARSEVISLQQDAGLDRVVEGQLRWDDMLAHPLTVHENVETGGIVRYYNNNNFYRDPTVVGELTPSGDVASELDAAAEQTDDLQAVLPGPYSLFDLSNDDYYGDDADFLSALADFLAGEVAEFPSHETLFLLEPSLVVNPPASDDLHARASEAIDRVADATDAEVVVHTYWGALSEKTYAHLMDADVAGFGFDFVAGDREQTLYNLDEYGAKDAAAFGLVDGQNTLVEDASTIRERVDWVQDQLAVAEFDTVFVTPNTETFYLPTNKFEAKLAALADAVAPTEVEA
- a CDS encoding methionine synthase translates to MTRSDTDTREQFRPDDHPTDHFLLTTVVGSYPKPKWLNRADELAEDDDSKFDADDLQEAHDDAARCITHEHERAGLDTVVDGEMRRNEMVEFFAHRIDGYDFNGRVKVWGHNYFDKPSVVDEVEYDEPWLVDEFEFTSEAAEKPVKVPITGPYTLASWSFNEVYDTEADLAYDLADLVNEEIEKLVEAGAQYIQIDEPALATTPDDHAIVGECLERIVAGIPEDVRIGLHVCYGDYSRIYPELNDYPIDEFDVELCNGGYEQIDVFTEPEFEPDLALGVVDAHTAEVESVAEIKENVKEGLKVVPPEKLTISPDCGLKLLPREIAYGKMENMVKAVREVEQELDDGEIDIAPTPAKAD